The DNA region GGCAGAATCAGCACCAGCTTACGCTCCTGTTTCCAAGCTCCATTGGGTTGCTTTCGTGGTGGCTGGGTCATTCGCTTAAAAAGCCCCAGTTGCTCTAGGCGTTCTAGACGCCTCTGCACTGTGGCTCTACTGCATTCCCACAGTTTGATCAGATAGTTGTCGGCAAGTTTGAGTAGGAGTGATCGACGGGTCAGGAAGATCTTGACCAGAGCTTCCACATCAAGGCGTATTCTACGTGGTAGATCTTGCAGGTAGGTCTTTAGATGGACAGTACGTTTTGCCCAGAGTTGGGCTTTTGATTGTTTGCGGTGAGTTTGTTGTGAACTTGGCATCCTGCCTCCTCATTGGGTTTGAGGAGGAAGCGCATGTTTTCTGGGCTTTGCTGTCAGAAAACGATGAAAATCATAAGGAATTTCATCAAGATCTTGCGGAATTGGCCTAGATATTCCATGCTATCCACTGTCACCATGACACTGGATATGCCGGATTTCATAGACTTCACTCGCCAAAGTATCGGTCTACGCTATCCGGCTGCTTCCTCTTCCGAATCAGCTTTCCTCCGCTCCTGCAGATTCCAGCTTCTCAGTTAAAAGAATTCTAATTTAAGACAAGCAACAAATCTTCCTTTTGTTCTGGTACCATCAAAGTTCCCTCTGGTTTCAGAATCTCAACCCTATAATTTCAACTACAAATACTCGGTGAACAATGAACGGTTTTGACTTGGTAGCTCTTTTATTTCTGGCTGTCGCAGCTATGACTGGCGCATCAATCATCACGATGTTTGCCTACTTTAGAGTCTTGGGCAGAAAAAGAAATGAACTACCTGACTATAAAAAGCGCAAAGACGTCTACAACGTTGATCCTGCGCTGGCCCACGGACACCATGAGCCTCACGTGTGAGAGGCTTCCACACTCCTCAGAGGTAGTTTAATTACTTACCTTCTAGTGTTGCTGCCTCGGTGGTCTCCCGAATTAACTCTTTGATAATGTCAAAGCCTGCTACTTCTGACTGTCCAGCTATCAGGTAACCATCCTCAAACACTTCCTGTAGTTCAGGATCTGCACGTAATTCCTGAACCAGTTCTTCCCACTGACCCTGCTGCCCAATTCCACGAGCCTGATCAGCAATTTCCTGCTTTTCTGCCAGTGTCAGTAGTTGTTTGCGCTGCTTACCTGTCTCTAGAATTTCATCAATTGTTATCGGCATAGTGCCTCCAGATGATTGATGTTCACAGCTTTTGATTGCTGCACAACTGTAGATCTATCCAAGCCATTTCACAATTCTCAGTCACTAAGACATCAAGGCTAACCGCACAACATCACCAATCTGGATCTGCCCACCTTGAATAATCTTAGCCGTGATGCCTCCATGCCCACGCATACTATTGTAGCCCCCTGCTCCTAAATTCTCTTCCATTCGGCTACAAGGAGCGCAAATTCCTGTGGTTTCCAGCAATACTTCTCCCACCTGAAATTGCTGTTGTTTCAAGGCCAGCAGGTTGATGCCAGAAACCACAATGTTTCGACGCAGCAGTTCCGGTAGAATTTCACTCTTGCCCAA from SAR324 cluster bacterium includes:
- a CDS encoding MOSC domain-containing protein, yielding ANSDTGLEGDHFKKSSTGKRQVTLIQQEHMDVVARILGKSEILPELLRRNIVVSGINLLALKQQQFQVGEVLLETTGICAPCSRMEENLGAGGYNSMRGHGGITAKIIQGGQIQIGDVVRLALMS